From the genome of Pirellulales bacterium:
CCTTCTTCAGCGGCCCGCGGGGTCGTGCCTGAGCGAGTCCTGAGTCTCGAGCCCCTAGCCCCTATGGACCTCTCCGATCTGAATCGCTACCTCGATCATCCCGTCGAGGCCGCCGGCTGGCTCGCGAGTTGGCAGTTGGACGATATTCAGCGGGCGCACGGCAATCTCGTGCGGATGGCCCTTTCGGGGATCACGCTCGACCTGTTGGCCACGATCTGCGACCAGCTCGCGGAACAATTGCCGCGGCTGAGCGATCCAGACATGGCGCTCAACAATCTCGATCGGTTCGTGACGGCCGCCCGCAATCCGCTTTCACTCGCCTCGCTCTTCGAGCGCGACCGCGAGGCGCTGCCGATCCTGGTGCAGATTTTTTCGACAAGCCAGTATCTCAGCGATCTATTGATCACCGACTCCGAGAGCTACGATCTGCTGCGGATGACCGAAGGGCAGCCGGTCGGCCGCGAGACGTTGGTCAACGAATTGGCCAGCGAGGTGGCGGCGCTCAGCGATGAATCGGCCGTCCTGGCGGCGCTGCGACGATTCAAACGCCGCGAGACATTGCGGATCTGCTATGGCGACATCGTCCGCGGCCAGCGTCTCGACACGGTCGCCCGGCAGATTTCCCATCTGGCAGACGCGATTCTCGAAGCGGCGGTTGGTGTCGCGCGGCGGACTTTGGAGGCGAAGCGCGGCATCCCGCGAACTCCGTTGGGCGATCCGGCCCACTTCGTCGTGCTGGCGATGGGAAAGCTCGGCGGCGTCGAACTCAACTACTCGAGCGATATCGACCTGATCTTCCTCTACGACCAGGACGGCAGCACCGACGGACCGCGGCCGATGAACAATCGCGAGTTCTTCGACCGGCTGGCCCGCGATGTCGTTCGACTGCTCACCGAGGCGACGGAGCTGGGGATCACCTACCGGGTCGATTTGCGGCTACGGCCGGAAGGAGAGCGCGGCCCGGTCGTGATCAGCCTCGAAAGTGCGATGCACTACTACGACGTGCTCGGCCGCACCTGGGAACGGCAGGCCTTTGTCAAGGCTCGGCCGGTGGCGGGGAATCTCGATCTCGGGACAGGATTCCTGAAGCAGCTCGAGCCGTGGATTTATCGCCGCTATCTAAGCCGGGCCGACATCACCGGCATCAAGGCCCTCAAGCGGCGGATCGAGCAGCGCACGGCCCGCGAAGGGGCCGACTCGCACAACGTGAAGACCGGCCACGGCGGAATTCGCGACATCGAATTCGTGATTCAATTCTTACAGCTTCTCAACGGCGGCGACCTCCCGCAACTGCGCACCGGCAACACGCTCGAGGCGATCGTCCAGCTTGAAAACGTGGGCTGCCTCACGCACCAGGAACGGACGATCCTCGAGGAAAACTACGCGTTTCTCCGGAAGATCGAGCATCGCTTGCAGATCATGTTCGACTTGCAAACGCATCTTTTGCCGTGGGCGGCCGACGAGATGCGCCGCGTGTCGATCCGCATGGGCTACGGAGGCCGCGCGCAGCAAGACCCTTTGGAAGCTTTCACAACCGAGTATCGTCAGAAGACCGAATTGAATCGCAAGATTCTCGACCACTTGCTCCACGACGCGTTCGGCGACGATGACCATCCCGAGCCCGAGGTCGACCTCGTGCTCGATCCCGATCCGCCGGCGTCGCGAATCGCCGAGGTGCTCGGGCAGTACAAGTTTCGCAACATTTCCGAGGCGTATCAGAACTTGATGGCGCTGGCGCAAGAGAAGATCCGCTTTCTCTCGACGCGGCGCTGCCGGCATTTTCTGGCCGCGATCACCCCGCGGTTGCTGAAAGCGATCGCGGCGACGCCCGATCCGGATGCGGCGCTCGTGAACCTG
Proteins encoded in this window:
- the glnE gene encoding bifunctional [glutamate--ammonia ligase]-adenylyl-L-tyrosine phosphorylase/[glutamate--ammonia-ligase] adenylyltransferase, producing the protein MDLSDLNRYLDHPVEAAGWLASWQLDDIQRAHGNLVRMALSGITLDLLATICDQLAEQLPRLSDPDMALNNLDRFVTAARNPLSLASLFERDREALPILVQIFSTSQYLSDLLITDSESYDLLRMTEGQPVGRETLVNELASEVAALSDESAVLAALRRFKRRETLRICYGDIVRGQRLDTVARQISHLADAILEAAVGVARRTLEAKRGIPRTPLGDPAHFVVLAMGKLGGVELNYSSDIDLIFLYDQDGSTDGPRPMNNREFFDRLARDVVRLLTEATELGITYRVDLRLRPEGERGPVVISLESAMHYYDVLGRTWERQAFVKARPVAGNLDLGTGFLKQLEPWIYRRYLSRADITGIKALKRRIEQRTAREGADSHNVKTGHGGIRDIEFVIQFLQLLNGGDLPQLRTGNTLEAIVQLENVGCLTHQERTILEENYAFLRKIEHRLQIMFDLQTHLLPWAADEMRRVSIRMGYGGRAQQDPLEAFTTEYRQKTELNRKILDHLLHDAFGDDDHPEPEVDLVLDPDPPASRIAEVLGQYKFRNISEAYQNLMALAQEKIRFLSTRRCRHFLAAITPRLLKAIAATPDPDAALVNLSKVSDSLGGKGLLWELFSFSEPSLRLYVELCAASPFLSGILTSNPGMLDELMDSLVLDKLPTLEVLESNLAELTRAAEDLDPILHSFKNVQQLRVGVRDLLGKEDIQATTAALSDIALASLRRITENEYAKLVAKLGEPMIAVDEDIGGVSQLVVVAMGKFGGREMNYHSDVDLIFLYEAEGATFHNRRSRRSGETTTNQHFFSELGQRIIKVANQLGPYGRLYEIDPRLRPTGRSGALATSFEEFGRYFESGQGQLWERQALCKARPIYGSPKACGKAVAAINHAAFDPPWHAENTAEINRMRLRLQETAKPANLKRGIGGIVDIEFLVQMLQLKHGRDNPQIRVPGTFEALEALHQSSLLSTDDFNYLNESYRTTRTIIGRLQLMNTTAGHDLPTDPIELAKLARLLNYSDPNKLLSECERFRLENRRRFERIC